Genomic DNA from uncultured Desulfuromusa sp.:
AATATGCTTGAATACATCAGCCAACAGCTAACAGAACAAATGTTTGAGAAGAAAAGCTCCGTTCCACAAAACGATGGATCTTGCTGGGAAGAGGAACTTACAATCGAATTTTAATATCTGACACGTTTGAAGGGGGAACCATGGCAAGCAAAACAACCGAGTGCAAAGCCTGTAAAAAAGAAGTCTCTAAAACTGCAAAAACCTGTCCGCATTGCGGAGAAAAACGCCCTGGGACTAAACCTGGAGATACGGCCAAAGGATGTCTGGTCTTTTTAGTACTCGGTATCATCCTCGCCATCGGCTTGACTTTTTGCAGCGATGAAGATCCAGATAAAGATCGTTCGATAATGGCAGGAATCCAGTGTCAACATGTTGTCAAAGGATACCTTAAATCACCAGCAACGGCAGACTTTCCTTTCGGACCTCCGGTTCAAAGGCTAAATAAGTCTGACTATCGCCTAGATTCTTACGTTGACGCCCAAAACGGCTTTGGTGCAACAACCAGGACAACTTTCAGATGTGACATTCAATACAAAGGGGGGGATCCAGCAAACCTAGCTAGCTGGTCTGTATTAGCTATGGAGATTGATTAGTTTACCAGTTGCCCAACCGGAAGACCCGAGCCACCGCCCCCTCCGGCAACGGTGATCTGGTTGGGCTTTTAAACAACGGAGTAGCACATACCTATTGAAGGAAAAAATTTCGAGCTAGTCTATATACTGTGTGTAATCTTATGGCAAATACCACATGTTGATGGCATCAAAAAAATCACATCTGGCGTGTTGACAGCTGTTAACCCATAGGTTAAAAATGAACATAGCAAAGATTGAAACTTACCCAAGAGAACGATTTCATATTTTCGCATATTGCGACAATGAGGGGTACTCTGAAATCGACAGACTTGTCGAAGAGTGTGACAACAGCCAGTCAAAATCCATTGAAAAGTTAGCAGCAACAATAGAAAGAGTAGCGCTCCATGGACCCAAGAGTATTGCAGGCCCTCGCTGCCATCAAATAGATGGGGAAATCTTTCAGATTAGGGCCGATCACCTTCGTGTTTTTTGGTTTTATGACGAAGGGAATATCATTATTTGCACTCATGGGTTTATAAAGAGATGCAAAAAAACTCCGAAAAATGAGATAAAGAAGGCCAACAGGATCATGAGAAAATACTTCGAGAGTAAGAAACGTGGAACCCTCGAAGTAAAGGAGGAGAGAGATGAGTAAGGGGGCATTTAAGTCTTTTATTAAAGACGCAAAAAACAGAGACAGTTACTGGGTGGAAAACGCAATCCTCGAGTTCACAAGTGAACTTTACAAACTCATGCAAGAGAATGGGGTCACCAAAACAGAAATGGCCAACACTATTGGGACCAGTCCCGCCTATATCACCAAAATTTTCAGGGGTAATGCCAACTTTACCATCGAAAGCATGGTGAAACTAACAAGGGCATTGGATGGAAAGCTGAGCATCCACGTATCACACAAAGATAGCAGAGTTGTTTGGCGCGACAGTATTGATGGTAATAAATCCCGGAGAGAGGAAGCAAAAACTTGGGCAACGGTAGCCTCAACGGTTGGAACTCGTAATAAAAAGGTGACAGCACATGGCTAAAAGCTTAATAGAGCTAAAAAGTTATTTCTTTCCGATCGTCGACATTAAAGCAAACCCAAAGCACAACCCCGAGGATGAAATTGATATCACACTTGACATAGATTCAGCGGTACTGAAACCTGATGAAAGATACAATTATTATCAGCTTCTTACTGATATAAAAGTAAGTGAAGAAGATTCTAAAAATGAGCCCTATCTATATCATGTACAAACCGTTGGCTTTTTTAGTCTCAACGATGATCTGCCCAAAAACGAATTGAAAGAATTATTACACAACAGAGGGATAGAAAGCCTTAATTCCGCCACAAGAGAACTTATTTTGATGATCACTGGTCGTGGTCCATGGGGTGCAATAGGACTACCGATACATGATCCAAGCGAAATAGAATTGCGAGAGATAGACATAAACCAAGAGCCTAACCTAGAAGGATAGGATGAACTGCGCAACTTACAATTATGGCAATCAGAAAACATCCGACAAAAGGTGCCGGCTGGTGGCAAATTCACATCAGCAATGGACGTAAAAAGAAACAAGACACCTACACTTATGAAGGGAGCGAAGCTGAAGCCCGAGCGTTTGAATCTGAGTTGCGCGGCATTCCAACAGAAGCCAGCGATCAGCGCCTCCTTGATGTGATCGGGAGGTTTTTGGACTGGTATCATGTCAACCGAGCAGCACGATCAGTCAAAGACTGCGAAGCAACCCTCCCGCGGATCATCACCAGAATCGGCAACAAACACCTTAGCCTACTGCGTCAAGCCGACTACAATCTCTATAAACAAAAACGGCAGAATGACGGAGTTAGCAAAAGAACCGTCAATATTGAACTCACCTACCTGCGAGCTCTGCTGCGATTTGCGGAAGATGAGCTCAAGATCCCCGTTGGTGAATATCCCAAGCTCTACACCAAAAAGCAGACCGCGCCACCGGCAAAAACACCCTCACCCCATACGAAACCGCCCAGCTCCTGGAACAACTCCATGGAGACAAAAAAACCATTGCCATGCTCTATTCCTGATGTGGTTTGCGGCACAATGAAGCCAAACGTGAGAACGTTGACCTCGGATCCGGACTGATCCATATTGTTGCAGGAAAGGGCAGGGTTGTGCCAATTGTTCGAGAAGAACTAAAGTAGCACCTAGTATTCGACTGTAAACGCAAGCAAAACACGGACTATTTGTTTATTAATAAAAAGACGGGACAATGCTGCCTGAGCATAAAAAATCCCTCAAAGCTGTGAGCCACTCTAGAGCAACGGCCGCTCTGCAAGCCGGTATGGATTTATGTGCCCTGTAAGAATTTCTTGGTCATAGTGACATTAGAATGACAGAAATTTATACTCACATGAGCGCAGATATGCTAAAAACAGAGGCAGAAAAAATTGATGCCCTGCATAAAGCTATTAAACAAAAGATGTCTGAAATGCCTGAACGAACAAAAAGAAATAAAGCTAAAGTAATTCAAATAGATAGAAAGCCCCCGTCCTAATTCGGGAGCAGGGGGTCGGAGGTTCAAATCCTCTCGCCCCGACCAACTTTCAAAGCACTTAGGGTGATCCTCTAGGTGCTTTTTTACTGCAGAATAGAATCCTATGGAAATTGAACTTTGGCAGTATTTTGCGGTCTTCATCTTAATAGGCTTTGCCGGTTTTATTGACTCTATCGCCGGAGGTGGGGGGCTGATCTCGGTGCCAACCTATCTGGCTCTGGGGGTTCCCACTGAACTGATTCTGGGTACCAATAAATGTGTCAGTTCTTCAGGAACAACCTTCGCTGTCTTTCGCTATATCAGAAGCGGGTCGATTCTCTGGCAAACTGTTATTTATGCAATTATTGCCGCCCTGGTGGGGTCGGCTCTGGGGGCCTCCCTCTCGACTTACCTCTCCCGCAACATTATTTTCACCCTGTTGCTGGTCATCATTCCATTCCTGTTTTATCTGCAAGCCCGACATATGGGAGTCCAAAGAATAAAGAGAGAACTGACGCGCCAACAGGTTGCCGTCCGCTCTTCCCTGGCCGGTTTTTTTATCGGTGGCTATGATGGTCTCTTTGGTCCGGGAACAGGCACTTTTTTGTTGTTGGCGTTTATGTTCTTTCTGCATATGAGCACAAAGGAGGCGAGTGCCAACGCCAGAATCGTCAATTATGCTTCCAACGTTTCAGCTTTTATCTATTTTCTCTATCAGGGGCGAATTTTCTGGCCGATTGCTTTAGTTGCCATAGCTGGTGCTATCTGCGGTAACTGGCTGGGAAGTGGTTTGGTCATCAATAATGCGGACAAGGTGGTGGTGCCGGTATTCCGTTTTGTTCTGGCGTTGCTGATGCTGAAGTGTGGCTATGATTTGTTTTTAGTCTGATTTTCCTCTTTATTGATTTACAACCTCCATCTTGCTCAGTTTCTTGCCAAGCACGGCGGCGAGAATAACCAGTGCCGAAGAAATAAAAATCATAATGATTCCAAGAGCAGATAACGGTCCCCAGAGCCCATCTTCCGCAAAGTGAAGGATCTGAACAGCCAGAACTTCAGTTCCCGGACGGGAAAGGACAACAGAAAGGGTCAGTTCGCGCAGGAACATACTTGCCATCAATATCCAGCCGGAGACGATACCGGGAATCAAAAGGGGGATGACAATCCGGCGCATGGTGTAGAAAGGAGAAGCTCCACAGACTCGGGAGGATTCCTCTAAATGGCTATGAATCTGGACGAAAGCACTTGAAATCGGTCGAATTCCATAGGGTAAATAGGTGGCAATGTAGCCGATCAGCAAAGCCGTGATTGTGCCGTAAATAGGAGTGCGGACAAAAAACCACATAAACCCGACACCGATAACAATACCGGGGAAAGAAAATGACAGGAAGCTGAGCGATTCGAGAATCCCCGATGCTGCCGAGCGGATCTTGACGATCACATAGGAGACAAAGATAGACAAGGTTGTGCCAACTGTTGCTCCAACCACACCGAGAAATAGACTGTTTTTCAGTGACAGAAGTGAAATTGGATCCCTGAGGACTTCAGACCAGTTATCCCAGGACATCATTGAAAAGGCTTTGGCGCTCGGAACCATGGAGTAGGGGAGCATGGACGTATAAAAAAGAACGAGAACCGGAAGTAGAATCAGGATAAAAGAAAGGAATCCGACGATCACAAACAGGGGATACTTGCCGTTTTTTAGCTGAATCATGGTTGGTTTGAATCCCCGACTGGAAATGGTGACAAACTTTCCACTTTCGGATGTCAGGTAGCGATAGATATAAATCAAGGTGATTGATGCTGCTAAAGCACTCATACCGATCGCTGCAGCTTTGCCGAAATCAGCTGCAAATCCGGTCGCGATATTACGGTAGATATGGGTTGATAGCACATAGATACGGCCGGGCATCCCGATGACTGATGGTACAGCAAAAGAAGCGAGGCTTCTGACGATAACCAGAATTGCCGAGGCTAAAATTGCCGGACGGAGTACCGGGAGGGTTACCTTCATCAAAGTGCGCAGGTTGGAAGCTCCGCAAACCTTGGACGATTCTTCCAGCGAAACATCAAATGCACTCATTGCCGGAGCAATAATGAGGTAGGCAATCGGCAGGTCCAACAACCCCTCTACAAGAATCATCCCCGGCAAGGTATAAATATCAAAGAGCGACTCTTTAAGGCCAAACAGATCCATCAGCAGCCGGTTCAGAGTTCCGTTGCTGGGATTGAGTAATAACACCCAGCTGACGGAAAACAGGATGTGTGGAATCATCATCGGAACAATGGCGATGACTTTGAAGATAAATTTAAATGGCAGGTCGGTTCTGGTGTTGACATAAGCTAGAAACAGCGCCAGTAGGGTGGCAACCAAAGCAGATCCAACAGTAAAAAAAACCGTATTCCACAAAATAGCCGCAAAGTCCGGATCGGTATAAGCTTCGATATATTTAATGGTTGTAAACCGGCCAAACGTGACAAAGTCTTCTGAGAAGCTGCCCAGTAGCAGCATAATGACCGGGCAGAGGGTCAGGAAACCAACGATGACAATCAGGGTGGTGGTCAGAGTCGGTTTTTTAAACATAGTTGCACCTATCAAAAAAGAACAAGATTGCCTCGTCTATGCCGAAAGAAGAAAACAGTGATCAGGATCGAAAGATATGGATATTTTGTCTCCTTCAACAATGTTTGCAGTCGGTTCAATGGTCGTTGTCAGCAGGGTTTCTCCGATACGGATTTCACCTTCATAGGCCTCACCAACAAATATCAGTGATTCCATCTGGCCACTGAAAATATTTTGACCTTTTTTGCCCTCTTCCGGGGCGAGCCGGATAAATTCAGGTCGAACGCAGAGCATGGCACTTTGGCCGACAGAAATTTTTTGGCTGTTAAGCGCAAGGATAGAGCCGATTTCTGAAGCAAAAACAGCATGCTCCCCTTCCTGTTTTTCTACTTTTCCGTTGATCAGGTTTGCCCGCCCAATAAAGTCAGCAACAAATTTGTCATCTGAGTTAAAATAGATTTTTTTGGGATCACCGATTTCGATGATTTTTCCTGCACGCATAACCGCTATCAGATCAGAAAGAGCCAATGCCTCAATGCGATCGTGAGTGACATAAATCGCGGTAATCTTCAATTCCGTGAGAAAGCTGCGGAGTTCTTTACGCGTCTCTTCACGAAGTTTAGCATCAAGGTTGCTCAGTGGTTCATCAAACAGGATCACTTTCGGTTCGGCAACCAAAGCGCGAGCCAACGCAACTCGTTGCTGCTGTCCACCGCTCAATTTTGTTGCCGGTCGATTTTCAAAACCGTCCAATTGGACAAACTTGAGGGCTTTTGCCACCTGCAGGCGTATTTTATCCTTAGGTGTTTTGCCGGTTTGCAGGGGATAGGCCACATTGTCAAAAACATTCATGTGTGGCCAGATTGCATAGGTTTGAAAAACCATTCCAAGGCCTCTATTTTCAGGTGGAACAAAAATACCTTTTTCTTTCGACCAGACGAGATCATCACCGATGTAAATTTCACCACCATCCGGTGTTTCCAGGCCCACAATACAGCGAAGCAGAGTTGTTTTTCCGCACCCACTTGGCCCCAGAAGGGTAAATATTTTATTTGCAGGGATGGTGAGATCGACATGATCCAGAGCTTTGATCTGTTTTCCTTCGGAATAGTAGGTTCGTGTCAGACCCTTAATTCGGATTTCCATAAGACCTCAAAAAATGATAGTAGCCAGGGATCAAAGTCGGAGCGGCCTCGTTCTGTGGCTACTCCGACTTTGCAGAAACCAGAAATTATTTTCCGTAGAAAATCTTGCGGAATTCCTTGCCCCAATAACGAATTTCATCATCAGAGAGAGATCTGATCGGGAGAACTTTAACTGTGCTGATTCCATCAATTGGGGGGAAAACTCCGGGAGCAAGGACATATTCGCCAACTTGAGTTGCGAGCAACTGCATGGCATTTTTACTCAACCAATAATCAACAAATTCTCGCGCTGCTTTTGGGTTGGATGCATTGGCAGCAACAGCAATCCCGCGTGGCGTCCCCAACAGAGTGTCGACTTTGGCCCAGGCAAGAGGGGCGGGGGCTTTCGAAATAATGTATTTAGGCATGGAAATACCCAGGACTTTTTCGCCACTTTCTATAGGAGCAGGAGTCGGTCCAAAAGATTTGACAAACATCGGCTTGTTTGCGGCCAGACCTTTCAGAAACTTCATCCAGCCGTCATCATCGCCAAAGATTTTCGCTTCTTTCATCCCGACAAGCCAGGAAATAGTTGTTGCGTGTGAAGAAGGGTCAGGCATAACCATTTTGTTATACCATTTAGGATCAGTCAGATCTTCGTAACGGGTGGGCACATCTGCAGGTTTGACCAGATCCTTATTATAAATAGGGGCAACATATTCAATGCCGAACTGGATGATAGAGTCGTCTTCTTGCGCCCAGGCAGGATATCCTGTTGCTGCAGCCGATTTATAGGGAGCGAGGACCCCTTTTTCTTTCAACATCTGCATAATGGGGAGGGGGCTCTGCAAAACATCGGCGCGCAATTTACCTGCTGAAAACTCGGTTAAGACTGTTGCCAGATACTTGGATGTTGAAATACGCGTATAAACTGCTCCAGGAGTATGGTCGGTATTAAAGTCATCGATAATTGGCTCGATTGCTGTGATATTGGCGTAAAAATTAATCTTTTCGGCAGCTATAGCGCTACCAAAATATCCGCAGACAAGAACAAAGCTGAACAGGAGAACCAACATTTTTTTCATAGAAACGACTCCTTTCAAAGAATCTTGCAGTGAAGAAAATGATTTCAGGAAAAACTATTCTTTGTTGAGCATATAGTTGCCGATTAAATTATTTCTTGTATAGATATCAGTCTAGCAGATAAAAGTTTGTGTTAAAGGGGGAGAGTCTGGATTTTGTGGGTTTCGAGTGGATGGGGATAGAAATATATGAATCCTGAGCGCTTGTCGGATGCTAAAAACCTTAAGAAGGTTCTTTCTGTTGTTGTTTCTGTAGAAGTAGAGCCGCCGGTTTTGTCCCAGGCTTTCACTTAAATGTTCTTATCCTCTGTGGCGCGCAAACAGGGATTGTAAATCAAGAAGAAAGATGATTTGACCATCTCCGAGAATAGTTCCACCACTACAGCCGCGGATTTGATCAAATGGGGCAGGGAGGCGTTGTACATAAACCTCCTGTTGACCAACCAGTTGATCCACGACCAGTCCGATTTTGCGACCAACGACTTCGGTAACAACCAGGGGAATTGGATCAAGAGCAACACTCTGGGGCAACTTTAGAATTTTCCGCAGAGAGATAAGCGGTAATTGCTCGTCATGATAATTGATCATTAACTGCTTGCCACTGCTGTGAACTTCGGTAGGAGAAATTTCAGCGGTTTGTATCACCCGGGAAATGGGCATGGCCATTCTGGCGCCATCACACTCGACAATAAGAACTCTGATAATTGCCAGAGAAAGTGGCACTTTGAGAGTGATCCGAGTCCCTTCCCCGGGAGTAGAATCAATCAGAAGAATTCCCCCGATCTGTTCAACTGCGGTTTTAACCACATCCATGCCGACACCACGGCCTGAAGTCTGACTCACCTCCTGGGCAGTAGAAAATCCGGGCTGGCAGAGCAATTGAAACAGATCATAATCACGGATGGTTTTTGCCTGATTGATATTCAAAAAACCTTTGTCCAGTGCTTTTTGTCTGATTTTTTCCGGATCGATCCCGCGGCCATCATCAGCGACCTGTATGAGGATCTGATCTCTTTCTCGCCAGGCTTTGATTGATACGGTCCCACGCTTTTCAATCCCATGATCGATAGCATTCCGGACCATGTGGACTAATGGATCGGTTAATTCTTCAACAATTGCACGATCCAACTCTATTTCTGCTCCTTCGACCTTGAGTTGAATCTCTTTATCGAGGCTGCGGGAAAGATCGTGAACTGTTCGTGATAAGCGTCCCGCCAATCCCGTCAGAGAAACCATTCGTACTTTTAAAACCTGATGGTGAAGATTTTTGACCAGGCGTTTCAGTTGACCGACGCCATCGTCCAGCTCTTGCCAGTTTTGCTCTTTGAGCGCGTTTTGCAGTTGATAGCGGTTGGTTATCAATTCACCGGTCAAATTGATAAAGTGGTCAAGTAATTCAGTGCTGATCCGTACCGTTTTTTCTGTAGGTCTTTTTTGCTGTGACTGGCCCTTTTTTTCCGGTTCATCGGGGAATGTCACTTCCTGTAATTCACTATATTGCATCAATTGTTGATAGATCTGTTCCTGAGAAGTCTCACTCAGTAACCGGACCAATAGTTGATCGGGAGCAACACCCTGGAGGAGATCCTCGGTTGATGGAGTTGATTCGAGAATCGTTCCGAATTCAGACATTTTCTTTAAAAGAACCAGAAATCGGGGACCCGGTGCAGCGACCGTCGCCTTTAGCTGTAGGCGGACAAGTTGTCCTTTCCCGCTATGTGACAGGCTTTCTTCTTTGTCTTTACGTTTCGCGCCTATGTCTGAAGGTGTTTCTTTGGGACTGGTCGAGATGAAGCCGGCAACACATCGTTCCTCGCGATTATTGCGGATGTCATCCAGCAGCAGTTCCAGTAGATCCGTCGCTTCCAGTAACCAGTCAATCTCTACACCGCTCATACGCCCGAGTTGGCGGCAGATATCCAGGCGATTCTCCAGATGATGGGCAAGTTTCGTCGTTTCAGCATGTTCCATGGTTGCCGCCATCCCTTTAATGGAATGAGCTTCACGAAACAGTGCGTCAATGCCATCCTGATCTTGATGATCCAGGTCAAGTTGCACCAGAATATCAATCATCGACTCCAGATGTTCGGCCGCTTCTGCCAGAAACATATCTCTAAATTTATCAGCATCCATCAACGGAAATCCGTTCGGTAAATTTTGTTGTATTTATTTTCACCTGTTGTCATGCGCGTCTTTCAGGGTTCGATGGTTACGCGTTCAACAACTTCAAGAACCTGTGAGCGTTGAAATGGTTTGACAATAAAATCTTTCGCCCCTGCATTGATTGCATCTAAAATCAAATTTTTCTGACCCAGAGCGCTGCAGACGACAATCGTTGCTGAGGGTGCTTCCCGCAGAATGGATTTCATGGCTTGAATTCCCCCCATTTCCGGCATGACCAGATCCATTGTCACCAGATCAGGTTGGAACTCTTTGTAAGCTGCAATTGCCTGTTCTCCATTCTCTGCTTCAGCCACAATCTGCCAATCTGTGGATTCAAAAATATCGTGCAACATTGTCCGCATAAATAGAGCATCATCAACAATCAGAACTCTCTTAGACAATTCAACCTCCCCTTTGGGTGCAGAGTGATACGAGTTCGTCCTGTAATTGGTCCAGATCAAACAGGCTGATCATTTCCCCCTCCCAATTGATGACATCATCAATATAGTTTCTTTCCGTATGATTCTGCATCCGATTCGCCGGTTTAATTTCCGGGCTTATAATCGCGCTAACTTGATCAACCCCTAATGCGACAGGGCCACGGGTGTTAATCAGAACAATTAACCGTGGTCCTATTTGTCCAGCAGTAAAACCCAATAACTGCGCTAAGTTAATAACCGGGACAATGCGGCCATGAAAGGCTATAGCTCCCGCAATAATGGCCGGAGCTCCAAGGAATGGATGAACTTTCTGGTTCTCAACCACCTCCTGAACTTCGATCAACGGCAATGCATAGGTTTCGTATCCAACCTTAAAGGGCAGCAGTTGTTTCATTATTTCTCTTTCTCTAAACTGATCCCCAGATTGAAGCGACTGACTGATGTTAAAAGTTCGTCTGCAAGCTGAGAAAGACGCTGTGAAGCAAAGGTCATCTCTTCCATTGATGCCGTCTGTTCCTCCGTTGCTGCAGAAACCTCTTCTGTTGATGCAGCATTATCTTCTGTCACCCGGGCAATCTCTTCAATAGCGGCGACAATCGCATGAGCTCCTGTTGTCTGCTTTTCAGTCAGATCACGAATACTGACAGATTTGAGCTGAGCTGCCTCGGCTTTAGCAATAATTGCTTTAAACGCACTGTTGGTAATGTCCACAGCTGCACGCCCAGAATCGATTGATTTGACACTTTCGGCCATGGATTGTTGGACTTTTAGACTTTGCTCACGTGTTTTTTCAATCATTCTCGTGATTTCACCAGCAGAGACACTGGTACTATCAGCCAACTTGCTCACCTCTTCGGCGACGACAGCAAAACCATGACCGTATTCTCCTGCCCGTGCTGCTTCAATTGTTGCATTTAGAGCCAGCAAATTGGTCTTTTGCGCAATTCCGGTAATAACATCTATGATTGTGCCGATCTTTTGGACCTGTTCGCTGAAAGAGACAAACATCTCTCCATTTTCTTGAATCTGAGTGAGCACCTGCTTGAGGTTAGCCAATGCCGTTGCCGTCATTTCTTCCCCCTGGCAGGCTGAAAGGGTCGTTTCTTCTGCTGACAGGGACAGGCTGTTTGCCGATGATGCAACCAGGTCAATCTGTTCGGCCATCTCCCGGATGACTTTGGAGGCGCGCTCAACCATTTCAGCCTGGGTTTCGGCCCCCCTGCTGATCTGTTCAACTGATCCTGCGACTTCATGGGCCGTGGCCGTCATCTCTTCAGCTGTGGTTGCCTGTGACAAAGAAAGCTCATTAACATTGACGGAGCTGGTCCTGATCTGTCCAACCAGATTGCGTAAACTGCCGACGACCAGGTTTAACGAATTGGCAAGGTCTTCCGTTTCATCAGAAAAAAGTCCTTTGCGCAGGCGCACCTGACGGCTGAGATCACCATCACTCAAGCGCTCTGCCCCTTCTGTTAAGACCTTGAAATTTGCCGTAAATGCTTTGGAAAAAACCCAGCCAAAAATAAGACCGACAAGTAAAGCGCCAATGATTGTTATCCATTGGTGAGTCCATTCCGGAATTTGCATTTGCGGCACAAGGAGGTTGAGCAGAACCACAGAGGCAACGACAACAATGAACCCAATGACAAACTTGTAACTGATCTCAACGCGCATTTTTTTCTCCTTCAGTTTGACCCCATCTTTTCAGCAGCCATATTGTGAAGTTTTGAATTTGACAAGTTAACAGCAACGAACAGATTTCAATTTTCAGCAACTCGTTGATAGATCCTTTCAGCCGGATCAATACAGATAAAGAGCTTACGACAGTCTGGCGCCATGGTTTCAGCCCTTCCCAAAACCAGATAGCCTCCCGGCAACAACGCTGCCGCAAGAATTGTCAACACCTGCTTCTGCTGCTTTCTGGAAAAATAAATTAACAAATTTCGACATAAAATCAGTGTTGCACGATAAAAAGGTTGATCTGTAAGAATATCATGACGAAAAAACTGTACCTGGTCACGAACTGAATCGATCAACTGATACTGATCTCCGTTTTTGAAAAAACAACCCGTGAGCATCTCTCTTGACACGTTACCGACGCGGTCTGCCGGGAAAGATCCCCGCTTGGCACGCATCAGGGCTTCCGGGCTCAAATCCGTCCCGATAATTGAAAGTAAATCGCCTTTCCGCCTCCATTTTTGACAGA
This window encodes:
- a CDS encoding chemotaxis protein CheA, whose translation is MDADKFRDMFLAEAAEHLESMIDILVQLDLDHQDQDGIDALFREAHSIKGMAATMEHAETTKLAHHLENRLDICRQLGRMSGVEIDWLLEATDLLELLLDDIRNNREERCVAGFISTSPKETPSDIGAKRKDKEESLSHSGKGQLVRLQLKATVAAPGPRFLVLLKKMSEFGTILESTPSTEDLLQGVAPDQLLVRLLSETSQEQIYQQLMQYSELQEVTFPDEPEKKGQSQQKRPTEKTVRISTELLDHFINLTGELITNRYQLQNALKEQNWQELDDGVGQLKRLVKNLHHQVLKVRMVSLTGLAGRLSRTVHDLSRSLDKEIQLKVEGAEIELDRAIVEELTDPLVHMVRNAIDHGIEKRGTVSIKAWRERDQILIQVADDGRGIDPEKIRQKALDKGFLNINQAKTIRDYDLFQLLCQPGFSTAQEVSQTSGRGVGMDVVKTAVEQIGGILLIDSTPGEGTRITLKVPLSLAIIRVLIVECDGARMAMPISRVIQTAEISPTEVHSSGKQLMINYHDEQLPLISLRKILKLPQSVALDPIPLVVTEVVGRKIGLVVDQLVGQQEVYVQRLPAPFDQIRGCSGGTILGDGQIIFLLDLQSLFARHRG
- a CDS encoding type II toxin-antitoxin system RelE/ParE family toxin; this translates as MNIAKIETYPRERFHIFAYCDNEGYSEIDRLVEECDNSQSKSIEKLAATIERVALHGPKSIAGPRCHQIDGEIFQIRADHLRVFWFYDEGNIIICTHGFIKRCKKTPKNEIKKANRIMRKYFESKKRGTLEVKEERDE
- a CDS encoding helix-turn-helix transcriptional regulator — translated: MSKGAFKSFIKDAKNRDSYWVENAILEFTSELYKLMQENGVTKTEMANTIGTSPAYITKIFRGNANFTIESMVKLTRALDGKLSIHVSHKDSRVVWRDSIDGNKSRREEAKTWATVASTVGTRNKKVTAHG
- a CDS encoding iron ABC transporter permease; the protein is MFKKPTLTTTLIVIVGFLTLCPVIMLLLGSFSEDFVTFGRFTTIKYIEAYTDPDFAAILWNTVFFTVGSALVATLLALFLAYVNTRTDLPFKFIFKVIAIVPMMIPHILFSVSWVLLLNPSNGTLNRLLMDLFGLKESLFDIYTLPGMILVEGLLDLPIAYLIIAPAMSAFDVSLEESSKVCGASNLRTLMKVTLPVLRPAILASAILVIVRSLASFAVPSVIGMPGRIYVLSTHIYRNIATGFAADFGKAAAIGMSALAASITLIYIYRYLTSESGKFVTISSRGFKPTMIQLKNGKYPLFVIVGFLSFILILLPVLVLFYTSMLPYSMVPSAKAFSMMSWDNWSEVLRDPISLLSLKNSLFLGVVGATVGTTLSIFVSYVIVKIRSAASGILESLSFLSFSFPGIVIGVGFMWFFVRTPIYGTITALLIGYIATYLPYGIRPISSAFVQIHSHLEESSRVCGASPFYTMRRIVIPLLIPGIVSGWILMASMFLRELTLSVVLSRPGTEVLAVQILHFAEDGLWGPLSALGIIMIFISSALVILAAVLGKKLSKMEVVNQ
- a CDS encoding ABC transporter ATP-binding protein gives rise to the protein MEIRIKGLTRTYYSEGKQIKALDHVDLTIPANKIFTLLGPSGCGKTTLLRCIVGLETPDGGEIYIGDDLVWSKEKGIFVPPENRGLGMVFQTYAIWPHMNVFDNVAYPLQTGKTPKDKIRLQVAKALKFVQLDGFENRPATKLSGGQQQRVALARALVAEPKVILFDEPLSNLDAKLREETRKELRSFLTELKITAIYVTHDRIEALALSDLIAVMRAGKIIEIGDPKKIYFNSDDKFVADFIGRANLINGKVEKQEGEHAVFASEIGSILALNSQKISVGQSAMLCVRPEFIRLAPEEGKKGQNIFSGQMESLIFVGEAYEGEIRIGETLLTTTIEPTANIVEGDKISISFDPDHCFLLSA
- a CDS encoding extracellular solute-binding protein, which produces MKKMLVLLFSFVLVCGYFGSAIAAEKINFYANITAIEPIIDDFNTDHTPGAVYTRISTSKYLATVLTEFSAGKLRADVLQSPLPIMQMLKEKGVLAPYKSAAATGYPAWAQEDDSIIQFGIEYVAPIYNKDLVKPADVPTRYEDLTDPKWYNKMVMPDPSSHATTISWLVGMKEAKIFGDDDGWMKFLKGLAANKPMFVKSFGPTPAPIESGEKVLGISMPKYIISKAPAPLAWAKVDTLLGTPRGIAVAANASNPKAAREFVDYWLSKNAMQLLATQVGEYVLAPGVFPPIDGISTVKVLPIRSLSDDEIRYWGKEFRKIFYGK
- a CDS encoding response regulator — its product is MSKRVLIVDDALFMRTMLHDIFESTDWQIVAEAENGEQAIAAYKEFQPDLVTMDLVMPEMGGIQAMKSILREAPSATIVVCSALGQKNLILDAINAGAKDFIVKPFQRSQVLEVVERVTIEP
- a CDS encoding chemotaxis protein CheW, with product MKQLLPFKVGYETYALPLIEVQEVVENQKVHPFLGAPAIIAGAIAFHGRIVPVINLAQLLGFTAGQIGPRLIVLINTRGPVALGVDQVSAIISPEIKPANRMQNHTERNYIDDVINWEGEMISLFDLDQLQDELVSLCTQRGG
- a CDS encoding TSUP family transporter; this translates as MEIELWQYFAVFILIGFAGFIDSIAGGGGLISVPTYLALGVPTELILGTNKCVSSSGTTFAVFRYIRSGSILWQTVIYAIIAALVGSALGASLSTYLSRNIIFTLLLVIIPFLFYLQARHMGVQRIKRELTRQQVAVRSSLAGFFIGGYDGLFGPGTGTFLLLAFMFFLHMSTKEASANARIVNYASNVSAFIYFLYQGRIFWPIALVAIAGAICGNWLGSGLVINNADKVVVPVFRFVLALLMLKCGYDLFLV